One window from the genome of Cyclobacterium amurskyense encodes:
- a CDS encoding DUF3820 family protein, giving the protein MDRNILLEIVSKKMPFGKYKDRLICDVPEHYLIWLKRNGFPKGKLGMWLETMYEIRVNGLEYLLDPLKKK; this is encoded by the coding sequence ATGGATAGAAATATACTTTTGGAGATTGTTTCAAAAAAAATGCCTTTTGGCAAGTACAAGGACAGGCTTATCTGTGATGTACCTGAACATTATTTGATCTGGTTAAAACGGAATGGCTTTCCTAAAGGTAAGTTGGGAATGTGGCTGGAAACCATGTATGAGATCCGTGTTAACGGTTTGGAATACTTATTAGACCCTTTAAAAAAAAAATAG
- a CDS encoding TonB-dependent receptor: MRFTFLLISILLTLSHHQISAQSTPNYRINGIVLDESGEPLMATILIHELGTGTSANLDGQFTLKNLRPGNYHLHVSHLGYKSLTETVIIENSDINLKWQMEPSAITLQSLTIEANPFKNGPVEQSQTIDVIDRDFIERNNSGTFSNALEKLPGISTINTGVGISKPVIRGMSSNRIQVNDRGIKQEGQQWGADHGLEIDPFDVDRVEIVKGPASLIYGSDGMSGVINISPAPLPINGNINGHLINSYQTNNNMRSHSAMVEGNQNGFIFKGRLTFQDYQDYRVPADEYTYAGFVLPVYENRLKNTAGKERHFSIMTGIRKNWGKSTLTVSRFGQQAGIFTGAVGIPNSYNLQHNGDYSNIELPNQDNSHLKVISNTTIQLGKNWLEMDLAYQRNERLEKSLPHAHGINSSDQGNLALALYLNTYTANFRYNRQINNKQQAIIGFQSSIMDNQFGGFEFLLPKFQSKSAGLFYFHEYRLLDNFIINAGLRMDIAKHQIDAHSQPVYSSAGEPTGNEVLRNPDIDRNYANMSGSTGLSWIISNKSNIKFNLGSSYRIPSPIELSTNGIHHGNFRHELGNSSLKSERSFQGDLNFTYSKHNLLIGFSPYLAYYLGYIYLSPTAKFSTLPGAGTLWEYRQNNAIFSGGEAKIHWAITPELQTNLVAEYVYSHNLDTNLPLPLTPPASVLAGVEWALPYKKTWLPNSNFFMEYRQVAAQNRVDRNERVTKGYGLLEAGIGTEFTLGQQILKFRISGKNLLNAYYFNHMSRYRLLNLPEQGRNINISLKIPFEIKNP, encoded by the coding sequence GTGAGATTTACTTTTCTCCTAATATCCATTCTGCTAACACTAAGCCATCATCAAATTTCCGCACAATCTACCCCTAATTATAGAATTAATGGCATCGTATTAGATGAGTCAGGAGAACCATTGATGGCTACTATCCTAATTCATGAATTAGGGACAGGAACATCGGCAAACCTAGATGGACAATTCACTTTAAAAAACTTAAGGCCTGGAAATTACCATTTACATGTTTCCCACTTGGGATACAAGTCATTAACAGAAACAGTAATAATTGAGAACAGCGATATAAATCTCAAATGGCAGATGGAACCCTCTGCCATAACCCTTCAATCCCTTACCATTGAAGCCAATCCATTTAAAAACGGTCCCGTAGAACAATCACAGACCATTGATGTCATTGATAGGGATTTTATAGAAAGAAATAACTCAGGCACTTTTTCCAATGCCTTAGAAAAGCTCCCAGGAATCAGCACTATAAACACGGGGGTTGGCATAAGCAAACCGGTAATTCGTGGCATGAGTTCAAATAGAATTCAGGTCAATGACCGTGGAATAAAACAAGAAGGACAACAATGGGGTGCTGATCACGGATTAGAAATTGATCCATTTGATGTTGACCGTGTTGAAATTGTAAAAGGTCCAGCCTCACTAATTTACGGTTCTGATGGTATGTCAGGGGTGATCAATATCTCTCCTGCACCTTTGCCTATAAACGGTAACATTAACGGGCATTTGATTAATAGCTACCAGACGAACAATAACATGCGAAGTCATTCGGCGATGGTGGAAGGCAATCAAAATGGGTTTATTTTCAAGGGCAGACTCACCTTTCAAGATTACCAGGACTATCGCGTTCCTGCCGATGAATATACCTATGCAGGCTTCGTTTTGCCTGTTTATGAAAACCGCCTGAAAAATACCGCTGGTAAAGAAAGGCATTTTTCAATTATGACAGGTATTAGGAAAAATTGGGGCAAATCAACGCTTACTGTAAGTAGGTTTGGGCAGCAAGCCGGAATTTTCACAGGAGCTGTGGGCATACCTAATAGCTATAACCTTCAGCACAATGGTGATTACAGCAATATTGAACTACCCAACCAAGACAATTCCCATTTAAAAGTAATTTCTAATACCACCATTCAATTGGGTAAAAATTGGCTGGAAATGGATTTGGCTTACCAACGCAATGAAAGGTTAGAAAAATCCCTTCCTCATGCACACGGTATAAATTCTAGCGATCAAGGCAATCTTGCATTGGCCCTTTATCTCAACACCTATACAGCCAACTTTAGATACAACCGCCAAATTAACAATAAACAACAAGCCATTATTGGTTTTCAGTCTAGTATAATGGACAATCAATTTGGTGGTTTCGAGTTTCTTTTACCAAAGTTTCAATCAAAATCTGCTGGTCTATTTTACTTTCACGAGTACCGCTTGCTAGACAATTTCATCATAAATGCTGGCCTAAGGATGGATATTGCAAAACACCAGATTGACGCCCACTCCCAGCCCGTTTACAGTAGTGCTGGAGAACCTACAGGAAATGAAGTCCTTAGAAACCCTGACATTGACCGCAACTACGCCAATATGAGTGGTTCTACAGGTTTATCTTGGATCATAAGTAATAAGAGCAACATAAAATTCAACCTTGGAAGTAGTTACAGAATCCCTAGTCCAATAGAATTGTCAACCAATGGCATTCACCATGGAAACTTCAGACATGAACTGGGAAACTCATCCTTAAAAAGTGAGCGTAGTTTTCAGGGAGATTTAAACTTTACTTATTCGAAACATAATTTACTAATTGGCTTCAGTCCCTATCTGGCTTATTATTTGGGCTATATTTACCTGTCCCCAACCGCAAAATTCTCCACTTTGCCCGGAGCAGGGACCCTTTGGGAATACAGGCAAAACAATGCAATTTTCTCAGGAGGAGAGGCTAAAATTCATTGGGCGATAACACCTGAACTACAAACTAATCTGGTTGCGGAATATGTCTATAGCCATAATCTCGATACCAATTTACCACTTCCTTTAACTCCCCCAGCAAGTGTATTGGCCGGGGTAGAATGGGCCCTTCCTTACAAGAAAACTTGGCTACCAAATAGCAATTTCTTTATGGAGTACAGGCAAGTTGCCGCACAAAACAGGGTTGACAGAAATGAGCGAGTAACAAAAGGTTATGGACTACTTGAGGCAGGTATAGGAACAGAGTTCACTTTGGGCCAACAAATTTTGAAATTTAGAATTAGTGGGAAAAACTTATTAAATGCCTATTACTTTAATCATATGAGTAGATATAGGCTTTTAAATCTACCCGAACAAGGTCGAAATATTAATATTAGCCTGAAAATCCCCTTTGAAATAAAAAATCCATAG
- a CDS encoding DUF4625 domain-containing protein, with product MKKANILLVGIIILNLFSCETNSEDPQDLMAPEIDHADSGDEISPENGDVFTETMDHIPVSFSVEDPSGIGQVKVNVHANFDGHSHARVLSDFQKLSIDDIYAVDASDQNFQFPANSTRVNVNSTATDIYWSGANSRLSAPVLAGKYDFSISATDIHGNQTSFADGSSYLATIHIRTPYSPSISINNLDDDELIGTKGQPLTVTGEISKTSHELSAPLAFVWIKLGEEEDDDHDHDAHNARISNEEHVYDKMWGNSQWLSEGQGPDLPNDQTINLATLLTGEDAIILPATGEHLDLTIRAEDVNGNFTEKTFHVDMD from the coding sequence ATGAAAAAAGCCAACATTCTACTAGTCGGAATAATAATTCTTAATCTATTCTCATGTGAGACCAATAGCGAAGATCCTCAAGACCTAATGGCTCCAGAGATAGATCATGCTGATTCAGGTGATGAGATAAGCCCTGAAAACGGAGATGTTTTTACTGAAACAATGGACCATATTCCTGTTAGCTTTTCAGTTGAAGATCCATCTGGCATAGGACAAGTCAAAGTAAATGTGCATGCAAATTTTGATGGGCACAGCCATGCAAGAGTTCTTAGTGATTTTCAAAAGTTATCGATCGATGACATATATGCCGTAGATGCGAGTGACCAGAATTTTCAATTTCCTGCAAATTCTACCAGAGTCAATGTAAATTCAACAGCAACGGATATCTATTGGTCAGGAGCCAACTCTAGACTAAGTGCACCTGTATTGGCTGGTAAATACGACTTTTCTATATCAGCAACAGATATTCATGGCAATCAAACTAGCTTTGCAGACGGTTCAAGTTACCTGGCTACCATACATATAAGAACTCCCTATTCTCCAAGCATTTCAATAAATAACCTTGACGATGATGAACTGATAGGTACCAAAGGGCAGCCACTAACTGTGACAGGAGAAATCAGCAAAACCAGCCATGAGTTAAGTGCTCCATTGGCTTTTGTGTGGATAAAACTGGGCGAGGAAGAAGATGATGATCATGACCATGATGCACACAATGCAAGGATCAGTAATGAGGAACATGTTTATGACAAAATGTGGGGAAATTCTCAATGGCTGTCAGAAGGACAGGGCCCCGATTTGCCAAACGATCAAACAATTAATTTGGCAACACTCCTTACAGGTGAAGATGCCATCATCCTTCCAGCAACTGGTGAACACCTGGATCTTACCATTAGGGCTGAAGATGTTAATGGTAATTTTACCGAAAAGACATTCCATGTGGATATGGATTAA
- a CDS encoding sulfatase-like hydrolase/transferase — translation MQTNILWITTEDISPNLGCYGDEFARTPFLDQLAKDGVMYTNAIASAPVCAPARSSIATGMHQSSIGSQHMRSKGKFPEAFKYYPEYLREAGYYCTNNSKEDYNLVYDAAKIWDESGKKAHWRNRKNKDQPFFAVFNFTGTHESATNLKEKHQGVVKDIHQDQLIKSGEVRLPPYFPNTPIVNELWARYYNNITALDNYVSDIVVQLKEDGLAENTIIMFYSDHGAGVPMHKRWLYDTGLKVPLIVYAPEAYSHLVPQSAGNKEDELVSFVDLAPTALNLAGIPKPENMQGRAFLGNHLSPEREYVYASRDRMDERYDMQRAVRDKEFKYIRYYEFTKPFVQYMNTPEKGEIMQEIRRAYSEGNLPEAGVKLMAENKPVEELFDLINDPLELNNLAQDPEYSKKLKEMRKAHLAWSTRVGDTGLIPEPILRDWEESNGKPIFSIWRDNSIPVDEIQKTALSNDVELFTNNLTHNNEVVRYWAATGIGNYSVKGNPQLHSQLTALLEDEFPSVQIAAARGLCKLGYEEIGLPTLTQSLKSSDEWVRLNAALVLDEIGEKSRTIQDKLQEVMKDNNKYVVRVVNHTLNELNGRNNIVE, via the coding sequence TTGCAAACCAATATCTTATGGATTACCACTGAAGATATCAGTCCAAATTTGGGCTGTTATGGGGATGAATTTGCCCGCACCCCATTTTTAGACCAATTGGCAAAAGATGGGGTAATGTACACCAATGCCATCGCATCGGCTCCAGTATGTGCTCCAGCCCGCTCGTCCATTGCCACAGGAATGCACCAATCTTCCATTGGTTCCCAACACATGCGAAGCAAAGGTAAGTTTCCTGAAGCATTTAAATATTACCCTGAGTATTTGAGAGAGGCCGGCTATTATTGTACAAACAATAGCAAAGAGGACTACAACCTGGTTTATGATGCGGCCAAAATTTGGGATGAGTCAGGAAAAAAGGCACATTGGAGAAATAGAAAAAATAAGGACCAACCGTTTTTTGCTGTTTTTAACTTTACAGGTACTCATGAAAGTGCGACCAATTTGAAAGAAAAGCATCAAGGAGTGGTTAAGGATATTCACCAAGACCAATTAATAAAATCAGGTGAGGTTCGGCTTCCACCGTATTTTCCGAACACTCCAATTGTCAATGAATTGTGGGCCAGGTATTACAATAATATAACGGCTTTAGATAATTATGTGTCAGATATAGTTGTCCAATTAAAGGAGGACGGATTGGCGGAAAACACCATTATCATGTTTTATTCCGACCATGGTGCAGGTGTGCCTATGCACAAAAGGTGGTTGTATGACACAGGCTTGAAGGTGCCTTTGATCGTATATGCGCCTGAAGCCTATAGCCATTTGGTTCCTCAAAGTGCAGGGAATAAGGAAGATGAGTTGGTTAGTTTTGTAGATTTGGCGCCGACCGCTTTAAACCTTGCAGGCATTCCAAAGCCTGAGAATATGCAAGGCAGAGCTTTTTTAGGTAATCATCTAAGTCCTGAAAGAGAATATGTCTATGCTTCAAGGGACCGCATGGATGAGCGCTATGACATGCAAAGGGCCGTGAGGGATAAGGAGTTTAAATATATCCGTTATTACGAATTTACTAAGCCCTTTGTGCAGTATATGAATACACCCGAAAAAGGAGAAATTATGCAGGAAATACGAAGGGCTTATTCTGAAGGAAACCTACCTGAGGCTGGGGTGAAATTAATGGCTGAAAATAAACCTGTAGAGGAATTGTTTGACCTTATCAATGACCCATTGGAGCTTAATAATTTGGCTCAGGACCCAGAGTATTCAAAGAAACTAAAGGAAATGAGAAAGGCGCACCTTGCCTGGTCTACTAGAGTAGGGGATACAGGCTTGATTCCAGAACCAATTTTACGTGATTGGGAGGAAAGTAATGGCAAACCCATATTTTCGATTTGGAGAGACAATAGTATCCCCGTGGATGAAATCCAGAAAACAGCTTTGTCTAATGATGTTGAGCTTTTTACCAATAACCTTACACACAATAACGAGGTAGTGCGCTATTGGGCAGCAACGGGTATAGGCAATTATTCTGTTAAAGGGAATCCACAATTGCATTCCCAATTGACTGCTTTATTGGAAGACGAGTTTCCATCCGTACAAATCGCAGCGGCAAGGGGGCTTTGTAAATTAGGTTATGAAGAGATCGGACTACCCACTTTGACTCAATCATTAAAAAGTAGCGATGAATGGGTTCGATTAAATGCAGCATTGGTATTGGATGAGATAGGAGAAAAAAGCAGGACAATACAAGATAAGCTTCAGGAGGTAATGAAAGATAATAATAAATATGTAGTGCGTGTAGTTAACCATACATTGAATGAATTGAATGGCAGGAATAATATTGTAGAATAA
- a CDS encoding NAD(P)-dependent alcohol dehydrogenase, with amino-acid sequence MKALIFERYGLPEKVLKLSEQATPVPEDNEVLVKIRCTAINDYDWSLVRGKPYLYRLMFGLTKPKSKIMGMELSGTVAQVGAKVKDFVLGDEVFGDTSNHGFGTFAEYICIHQDALAHKPKSMSFESAAALPHAALLALQGLKAIGKIKEGMKVLINGAGGGVGTLALQLAKMYACEVTGVDNKEKLTMLKAMGYDHVIDYNTEDFTQNGLQYDLILDCKTNKSPFAYYRALKPEGKYVSIGGNLNDLIWVLIWGKLLLPFSNKKLNILSLKPNVGLEEIATLYDNKQLKPVIDGPYPLESTAEKLQLFGEGKHKGKVIIAIQS; translated from the coding sequence ATGAAGGCACTCATTTTTGAAAGATATGGTTTACCTGAAAAGGTATTAAAATTAAGTGAGCAAGCTACTCCTGTGCCCGAAGACAATGAAGTTTTGGTGAAAATTCGATGTACAGCGATCAATGATTACGATTGGAGCTTGGTAAGGGGAAAGCCATATTTGTACCGGCTTATGTTTGGATTGACCAAGCCAAAATCGAAAATCATGGGAATGGAGTTGTCTGGAACAGTGGCTCAGGTTGGTGCTAAGGTAAAAGATTTCGTCCTCGGTGATGAAGTATTTGGAGACACTTCCAATCATGGGTTTGGAACATTTGCTGAATACATTTGTATCCATCAGGATGCATTGGCTCACAAGCCTAAATCTATGTCATTTGAATCAGCAGCTGCTCTGCCTCATGCTGCTTTATTGGCTCTACAGGGATTGAAAGCTATTGGCAAGATAAAAGAAGGCATGAAAGTGCTAATTAACGGCGCAGGTGGCGGTGTTGGAACTTTGGCTCTACAGCTAGCGAAAATGTATGCTTGTGAAGTGACCGGGGTAGACAATAAAGAAAAACTAACAATGCTTAAGGCCATGGGGTATGATCATGTAATAGATTACAATACAGAAGATTTTACTCAAAATGGCCTACAATATGATTTAATACTCGATTGCAAAACCAATAAATCTCCATTTGCTTACTATCGCGCCTTGAAACCTGAAGGCAAATATGTGAGTATTGGTGGAAACCTTAATGATTTGATATGGGTTTTGATTTGGGGTAAGCTACTTCTACCTTTCTCCAACAAAAAGCTAAATATTTTAAGCCTCAAGCCCAATGTTGGATTAGAAGAAATTGCAACTCTCTATGACAATAAACAGCTTAAACCCGTTATAGATGGCCCTTATCCCTTGGAGTCTACCGCAGAAAAACTACAGCTTTTTGGCGAGGGAAAGCATAAAGGAAAGGTAATAATCGCCATTCAATCCTAG
- a CDS encoding GlcG/HbpS family heme-binding protein — MNISLANAEKVIAAAKEKSKAIDTKMNIAVVDAGANLLAFARMDGAWLGSLDISIKKAKTARFFDMNTGTIGELSQPGGSLYNIEHSNNGLITFPGGVPLKNSAGDIVGAIGVSGSSVENDHAVAEAGAKAL, encoded by the coding sequence ATGAATATTTCATTAGCTAACGCTGAAAAGGTTATTGCCGCTGCCAAGGAAAAATCCAAAGCTATTGATACTAAAATGAATATTGCAGTAGTAGATGCAGGAGCCAATCTTCTTGCCTTTGCACGCATGGATGGAGCTTGGTTAGGTTCATTGGACATCTCCATTAAAAAAGCCAAAACTGCTCGTTTCTTTGACATGAATACGGGGACAATAGGGGAATTGTCTCAGCCAGGTGGATCCTTGTACAATATTGAGCATTCCAACAATGGACTCATTACTTTCCCTGGTGGGGTGCCTTTAAAAAATAGTGCTGGTGATATAGTGGGGGCAATTGGCGTAAGCGGGAGTTCCGTGGAAAATGACCATGCTGTGGCTGAAGCTGGAGCAAAAGCTTTATAA
- a CDS encoding AraC family transcriptional regulator — MKKAFQKSRIPEQSAFVVKELIAPNFDKNWHFHPEYQLFLVMEGRGTRFVGDDMRSFKPNDLVFTGPNLPHLWRNDQEYFEKDSQLMTRGIVVYFPEGFLGKDMGEKDEFEELQNLLKRASLGLEVTGETNTLVRERMIQLVQKKGLERIIGLLEILLLISRSNEVKTIVQAGYTNANKESEKDRMSRVHEFVMDHFQQDIKQEEVAALINMTSSSFSRYFKSRMNKSFSDFLSEVRISHACKLLHSENLNISEVSYDSGFNTLSNFNRQFKERMGMTPKTYKQDFQTRFE; from the coding sequence TTGAAGAAAGCTTTTCAAAAATCACGTATTCCAGAGCAAAGCGCTTTTGTGGTGAAAGAGCTAATAGCTCCTAATTTTGACAAAAACTGGCACTTCCATCCAGAGTACCAACTTTTCTTGGTAATGGAGGGAAGAGGAACCAGGTTTGTAGGGGATGATATGCGCTCATTTAAGCCAAATGACCTGGTTTTTACAGGTCCTAATTTACCTCACCTGTGGAGAAATGATCAGGAATATTTTGAAAAGGATAGCCAACTCATGACTAGAGGAATTGTCGTTTATTTTCCAGAAGGATTTTTAGGAAAAGACATGGGAGAGAAAGACGAGTTTGAAGAGCTTCAAAATCTGTTGAAAAGAGCGTCCTTGGGTCTGGAAGTAACTGGAGAAACCAATACCTTGGTCAGAGAGCGTATGATCCAATTGGTTCAAAAGAAGGGTTTGGAAAGGATTATCGGACTCCTGGAAATATTATTACTTATTTCAAGATCCAATGAGGTTAAGACCATTGTTCAGGCAGGATATACCAATGCCAATAAGGAATCTGAAAAGGATAGAATGAGTAGGGTACATGAATTTGTTATGGATCATTTCCAGCAAGACATCAAGCAGGAAGAGGTTGCGGCCTTAATTAACATGACTAGCAGCTCTTTTTCCCGCTATTTTAAATCCAGAATGAATAAATCCTTTTCTGATTTTTTATCAGAAGTTCGGATTAGTCATGCTTGTAAATTATTGCATTCCGAAAACCTCAATATTAGCGAAGTGAGTTATGATAGCGGATTCAATACGCTTTCAAATTTTAACCGACAATTCAAAGAAAGAATGGGAATGACCCCAAAAACCTATAAACAAGATTTTCAAACCAGATTTGAATAA